From Saccharibacillus brassicae:
GCCTGCACGCCTTCCACGATCACGACCCGATCCGACGTCGTGCCGGCCGCGTTCGTCACCGTAATATTGCTTGCCGCAGGCGGCTCGGGCAGAGGTTCGGCGCCGTAAGTGACGGCAACCGACCTTGCGCTCTGCGCTCCGCCGCGTTCGATCGTAACCGTAACGGTGCCTCCCGCGCTCTGCAGCGCGGACGGGATCGTCACGCTTGATCCGGTCGCCGAAGCCTGACCGATCGCAACCGGTCCGCCGCCTTCGAAGACCCGGACAAGGTCGCCCGCCTGGACATTCGTCACGGTCACCGTGTCCGAAGCCTCGCCGGTCTCGTTCGTCACTTCAATGCTGGCTGCCGCAGGCGCCGCCGGCGCCTGGGCCGCTTCCGCCCCGTAAGCGACCGTCGTCCGCGTGCTTTCGAATCCGCCGCGCTCGACGGTCACTTCCACGCTTCCGCCGGAAGCGGTCAGCGCGACCGGAACGATCACTTCGGTACCGGAAGCGGTACGCTCCCCGAGCTCGGTGCCGCTTCCCACCGCGTATACTCTCACGATGTCGCCGGATTGAACGCCCAGCAGCGTGACGGTATCCGAAGCGGTTCCCGGCGCGTTGACGACCGAAATATCGGCCGCCGCCGGAGCCGGAGTCACTACCGGTTCCGCCGCGTAAGGCTTGAGCGTGCCGGCGCTTTGGACGCCGCCGCGCACGATGTTGATGCGCACGCTGCCCGCCGCAGCCGAGAGCTGCACCGGTACGACGGCGCTTGTGCCCGAAGCTGTCGCTTCGCCGAGCAGAACCGCGCCGTTCGGCGTGTACACGCGGACGCGGTCTCCGCCAAAGACGCCCGTCACGGTCACCGTGTCGCTGGACGTCCCCGCGGCATTGTTCACCGTGATGTCACCGGAAGCCGGTGCCGCGACCGAAGTCGCCTGCGCCGGATAGGCGACGGCAAGCGGTCCGCTGACGGAACCTTCGCGCAGCACGTTCAGCTTAAGCGTGCTCGCGTACGATTTCAATCTCAGCGTCCGCAGAACCGCGACGCCCGAATCGTTCGCGTCGGCCGTGCCGATGCTTGTGTCTTCGTCATCGAAGAATTCGACCACGTCTTCGGCTTCGAGGCCGGTAACGGTCACTTCGTCTTCGTCCGCAGGATCGGTCGAACGCAGAATCGATACCTGCGCCGCAGCCGGTACTTCCGGCTGATTCGGATCGTAAGCCGCGTACGTCTGAGGCGTCCGTGCGCTTTCGGCTCCGCCGCGCACGATCGAGACTTGAACGGTGCCTCCGCTGGCGTCCGCCAGATTGACGAGCACCGTCACGCTGCCGTCCGCCGCGGCGGTCGCGCGGCCAATTTCCGTACCGGCCGCATTGTAGACGACCACAACATCCCCGGTCTCGACGTTATCGACGACAACCGGATCGGTGCCGCCCTGATCGTTCGTGACCGTAATGTCCGCCGCAGCCGGCCCTTGAGCCGGTGCCGCGGCTTCGGCCGCGTAAGTCACGCCGGAAGCCTGGCCGGTCACGCCTCTGCGTTCCAGAGCCACCTGAACGGTGCCTCCTGTCGGCAGCAGCGTCACCGGAATAATGAACATTCCGTTGACGTAGGCGTCGCTTCTGCCCAATTCGTTCAGGCTCTCGTCATAGGCGACGTACACATCGCCGGCCTCGTAATCGCCTACCGCGACAGCAACCTCCACCGTATCCCGCGCTCCCGCGTTGTTCGTCGCGGTCACGTTGACCGCATCCACGGCCGGCACGGCTTCGGCTTCGACCGTAAAGGCGATGCCGACGCTTTCGATGCCGTCGCGTACGCGGATCAGCGTCAGCGTCTCGCCTTCCGGCGCAAATTCCACATTGAACACGGTCGGATTCGCCGTGTATGGCTGCGTCGTCAGCAGCACGCCGTTCGCCCGGTAGACGCGTACCGATTCGCCGGCATTCAGGCCGCTTACGCTCATCGCGTCGACGTCGCCGGTCGTATTCGTCGCCGAGACGGCATTCTGTTCGATCGGCTCGATCGTCTCCGCTTCATAAGTGACCGGAACGTAGGCGCTGAACAATCCGCCGCGTTCGATTCTGACCAGCAGGCTTCCGCCCGCCGGTGCGAGATTCCCTGGAATGCCGACCGTCACGATCGCTCCGTTCGACGGGCTGCTGCCGATCTCCGTGTACGAAGAATCGTAGACGTGAACGATCTCGCCCGCCGTCACTCCCGTAACGGTGACCGTATCGAGCAGGGCGCCCGTATTGGATACGTTCGAGACTGCAATCTCCGCCGCGGCCGGGGCCGGAACGACTTCCGCCGCATACGGCACGCCCGTAACCGGGCCGGTAATCGTGTTGCGCGTGATCGTCACCTGAACGATCCCGCCCGCGCTTCGCAGAGCGGCCGGAATTTGCACCGATGCCGCGCCGGCCGCGACCGTTCCCGTGCCGAGCAGATCGGCGCCTTCGTATACGTTGATGACGTCTCCCGGTTCAAGCCCGGACACCGTCACCGTATCGGCGGACGTTCCCGCCGCATTGACGACCGTAATGCCGGAAGCTTCCGGCGCCGGAACGACTTCGCCCCCGTACGACACCTGCGTACCGGTACTTTCCAGCCCGCTGCGCACGATCGTGACACGCACGACGCCGCCGCCCGGAACGAGCGTGACGTTAGCCGAGGCGGACGTTCCCGAGACGTCGGCTCTGCCGAGCTCCGTCGTTCCGTCCGCAGTGTAGACGCGAATCTGGTCGCCCGCATTCAACCCGCTGACCGCGACCGTATCGCCGCTGCCGGAATTGTTGCGGACCGCAATGGTCCCTGCCGCCGGAGGCGGCACGACTTCGGCGCTGTAGGACACGCGGGTCGTCGCGCTGGACAAGCCGCCCGTTCCGTCGGTGCTGTAGCGAATGATCGCCGCCGTGACATGGCCGCCGGCCGGAGCCAGAGCGATCAGGGCGGACGCTTCGCCGCCCTGCGCCGGAACGCGCTTGCGGTCGATTTCGACGTCGGCCGCGTTATAGCTGACGATTTCCGCGTAATCGTTAGGCGCAAGGCCCTGAACGGTCACGCGATCCGCGGCCGTGTCCGCGTTGTTCAAGACCGCGATTTGACCGACTTCCGGAGCCGGAACGGTCTCGGCGCTGTAATTCGCCGTCGTCGCGGCGCTGACGATCGTGTTGCGCGTAATCGTGACGGTCACGTACCCGCCGGCCGGAGCCAGCGGCAGCGCCGCCTGCGCGGACGTGCCGACGGCGCTCGCCGTTTGGGTCTCGATCAGCGCACTGCCGGCCGAGTAGCTGCGGACCGTGACGGAATCGCCGTTCGTCAAATTGTCCACTTTAACGGAGTCGCTGCCCGTGCCGGCCAGGTTCGCGACGGTGATGTCCGCGACCGCCGGAGCGTTGACGACTTCCGAAGGGTAATTGACGCGCGTCGCTTCGCTGGTCAGGCCGCCGCGCGTAATCGTGACGGCGATCGTGCCTCCGGCCGGAACGAGCGCCAGATTGACGACCGCGGACGCGCTGCCGGCAGCACCGCTTGCCGAGCCGGTCCCGATTTGGGACAACGTTCCGCCTTCGCTCACGCCGAAGATTTTGACCGTGTCGTTATCGTTGAGGTTCGAGATCGTGACCGTATCGGCATTGCCCGTATTGTTCGCCGGTACGATGCTGTCCATGCTCGGCGGCGTGACCGGTTCCGGGCCGTATGTGACGGCGATCGGAGCGCTTGCGCCGGAACTTGGCGGCGTGAAGACGAAGCTGAGCGTGCTTCCGCCCGGAATAAGCGTGACCGGAAGGCTCAAGATGCCGTTCGCGCCGACCGTGCCGGCGTTCAGGGCCGTGCCCGTGCCGTCGGCCTGCGGATAGACGGTCACTGCCGTGCCGGCCGTCATGCCCGTAAGCGTAAACGTATCGGAATCGCCTTCCGCGTTCACCACGGAGACGGAACCGGCAAAGTTCGGAATTTCGGCAGGGTACGTCACGGTCGTCGTCGTGCTCTCGACGCCGTTGCGCACGATGCTGACGCTGAGCGTGCCTCCGGCTCCGTTCAACGTCACGTTGGTCGAAGCCGTCATTCCCGCTGCCGGCACTTCCGCCGTTCTTGTGCCGTTTTGGTAAATGCGAATCGAATCGCCGGCCTGCAAAGCGCCGACCCGGACCGTATCCGCGGTCGGATTCGCGTTGTTCGTCACCGTAATCGTGGCGGGTGGCGGCGGAGCCACGTATTCCGCATTGTAGGTGACGGTCGTTTTGGCGCTTTCGATCGTGTTGCGCACGATGCTCACCCGAACGTTTCCGCCCGCGGGCGCAAGCGTCCGTCCGGTCAGCGAAGCCGAGTAGGCGCCGCCCGAACCGACGGCGGAAGCTTCGCCGATCAACGTCGTGCCGTCGGCTTCATAGACGCGAACCTTGTCGCCGGCCTGCAGGCCCGTGACCGCGATCGAATCGCTGCCGGCCGTATTGTTCGTGACGGTTACCGTATTGGGCGCGGGAGCCGCGACCGTCTCGGTGCTGTAAGCGGCCGCGGTGCGCGTGCTGACGACGCCGTGGCGCTGGATCGCCACGTAGACGGTGCCGCCTGCCGGCGTCAACGTAACCGCAGCCGAGGCGCTGGCGGAAGAACCGCCGGCGACGGCCGTCGCGCGGCCGAGTTCCGTCGTCGCGTCGGCCGAAGCGTAGACGAGAATTTCGTCTCCGGCTTCCAGGCCGCTGACGCTCACGCGGTCAGCGTCGCCGGAATTGTTGGTCGGCGTAATCTGCGACGTGAGCGGCGCATCGACTTTCTCCGGATCGTACAGCAGCGTAAGCTTCGGTCCTTCGATCGTGTTGCGCAAAATGTTGAGCGTCACGCTGCCGCCGTTCGGGAGCAGCGCCGCCGGAAGATCGATGCTTCCGTTACTTCCGACCGGAGGCGAAGTGATCGGGGTGCCGGTGCCGACCGCGAGCACGATACGGTCGCCTTCCTGCAGGCCCTTCACGGTCACGACGTCGCTGTCGTTTTTGTTGTTCGTGATCACGATATCGCTCGACAGCAGCGAGCGGACCGTCTCGGCCACGTACGCGACCGGAAGCGCCAGACTTTCCACGCCGTTGCGCAGCAGCACCAGATTGACGGTGCCGCCTCCCGGCGCCAGCGCTACGGTTCCCTGGGCAATGCCGCTCGAATTCGCCGTCAGCGAGTTCAGCAGCGTGCCGTCCGTCGCGTAGACGCGGACGATGTCGCCCGGCGTCAGGCCCGTGACCCGCACCTGGTCGGAATTGCCCGAACCGTTCGTGATCGACACGAGATTGGACGTCAGCGCGGCTACGACTTCCGGCAGGTAAGGCACGAGTGTGCGGACGCTTTCGACGTCGCTGCGTACCCGCGATACGTAGACGCTGCCGCCGAGCGGCGTCAGCGTCGTCGGTACGACGACCGAACTTTGGCCGGCCGCGACCGGGGAAGACGTCGCGAGCGGCGTCGTGCCCGTCAACGACGTATACAGGCGAACGGAATCGCCGGGATTCAGGTCGCTGACCGTCACGCTGTCGGCATTGCCGGACTGGTTGGACACATAGACCGAAGTCAGCAGCACCGGGGGCACGATTTCTTCCAGATAGACGACCGGCAGTCTAAGGCTTTCTACCCCGCCGCGCGTCTGGCTGATGCTGACGGTTCCGCCTGCCGGATTGAGCACGACCGGAACGGTCAGCGTTCCGTCCGACTGGGCGGTCAGCTGCGTCCGAAGCGAGGCGTCGGGATTGTAGATTTTGACGACGTCGCCGGCCTTGACGGCGCCGACCGTAACGGTATCGGCAGCGCCGGGATTGTTGACGACCTGGATGCCGCCGATCGACAGGCTCAAGGCGCCGATCGACAGCCCTGCCGTTTGCGTTTCGCTTGGCGTGGTGTTGATGACGGTGAGGGTAAGACCGTAGACCCGGACTTCGAAATTATAATTGCCGGATACGGGCATCGTTTTCTGTTTGAGCGAGAGCGTCGAAGTCGCTTGCAGAAGCGTGAGGCTCAGCCCGCTGATCCGTACCCGCTGGCCGCCATCCAAAATCTGCGAAGGGGTCAGATTCACGCCGTTGATCTGGTCCGACGTGGTCGCTTTGAGGCCCGTCGGAAGATGGAAATCGACGGCGCCCACATTCAGGTTCAATACCGCGCTGTTCGTATACGCCAGATTGATATCGGTCGTATCGCCGGCTACGGCGTTGGGCACCGAAGTCGTGACGTTAAGCGTCCCTGCCGCCAAAGCGCGTCCCGGCCCCACCGGGAACATGGCGATGACCATGACGACGGCCAGCAGTCCGCTGATCCAAGATCTCCAAGTCCTTTGCTGTATCCCTTTTTCCATTTGCGCATCCGCACCCTCTCTGTTTCTGTCTCTGTTGTTGCGACTCAACGACGGCAAGCTTTGGGCAGTCCGGCGGATCGATGCCTTTTCCCAAATAAAAATCTCTTTGGAACTTTTATACATCATTCCACTTTAATTTTCCATATCAAGTTAGAGAAAGGGGAATTTTTGACTAGTCTGTTCGAAAAACCGACAAAAAAAGAACCTTCCAAAGTAGGAAGGTTCTTTTGTTTCACGCCGTATGGATCAGGGTAGTAGTACGATCGTCGGCGGATCAGCCGATGCCCCGGTTGAACACTCTCGCGATCGCCTGGGCCCGATCGCTTACACTCATCTTGTTGAAAATGTTCGTCAAATGGTTTTTGACCGTATGCTCGCTAATAAACAGCTTGGCGGCGATGTCTTTGTTGCTCGACGCGCGCACGACGAGCTCCAGCACTTCTTTTTCCCGCTTGGACAGCCCGAATTCCTTGACGATCGCGTCGATGCCGCGTTCTTCGGCTTCGGCGGGATTGAAAGCGGCCGTCGAACCGTCCGACAGCACGACTTCGCTCTGCACCGTATGCCGAACCGCCATGAACTTGCGGAAATGGTTGAACAGTTCCGGCGAGACGCCCGTCAGATGCAGGCGGCCCGCCGTTTCTTCGTCGAGCGCCGCGAAGTACAGCGCGGTGCGCAGCAGTTGGGCCAGCCGGGAATAGGAAAAATTTCCCGTTTGGCCTTCCGAGTCGACCATGGCGCGATATTCTTTGAGCACCGCCAGCTCGTCGGGGAACGCTTCGCCCAATTCGCGCCGCGCGGCATCGTCCAGCACCGACAGCATGCTTGTCCGCTGCAGGAAAGTCGCTTCCTCGGGCTTGATGCCGCCGTAGCGGGCGTACTCGTCGACCAGTCTCAGCGACAGGTCGGACACTTTGCCCTGATCGCTTTCGCCAAGCTTGGCCGAAGCGTGCATCAGGCGCAGGAAGCGTTCGTTCTGCAGGCCGAGCTGCCGCTGGTCATGCACCGACTGCAGGATGATGCTGCCCATCGTGGCAAGCGCCAGCAGCACTTCGCGGCATTCTTCCGCTTCCTGCTCGCTGCCGAGCGAGACGGCCAGAACGCCGCGCGTCTTGCCCGCGTACACGATCGGGTATTCGATCATGAGCTGGCCTTCTTCGGTCTGCGACAGTTCGAAGCCCGGCGAATGCGCCGGATTTTCGCGCAGGATGCGCTTGGCGACGTCGCGCGCGTACTGCTCGGCGAAATCGTTGGCGATGCCGCGGGAGACGATCTGCACTTTTTGCCCGTTGGAGCTTTCGTGCACGATGATCGCCGACGAAGGATTCCAGACGAGGCTGAGGCTCATGTCGACGAGCATGAACATGATCCGCTGCGTGTTCTGGGCGGAGATCATGAAGCGGGTCACTTCCATCAGCGGACGCAGGCGCTGGATCTGGCGTTCCATGCGCGCTTCGATCGTGCCGCTGGCGATATATTCGCCGACGAGCGCAATCAGGATGTCTTCGAATTCGCGCAGCAGCGAATCGACCTGCACCTTGTTCTTGTCCACGATGAACAGAATGCCGAGCTGCTCGCCGCCCACGCGGACGGGAAAGCAGCGCAGCCCGTAAAATTCGGCGCCCAGCCGCTGCTTGAGAAAGAACGAGCGCGGGTCCCGCTGGATATCGGTCCACTGCATCGGACTGTCGCTCAGCGCGGCCTGCCCGAGAAAGCCTTCGCCTTCGCGGAACTCGGCGTCCTGCAGCGCGGCCGTGCCTTCGCCCGCGATCCGGTTGATCCGGTATTCGCCGGGACCGATCTTCTCGGCGTAGCCCATCACACCGGATGCGCCGCTGACTTCCATAAACTGTTCGAACGTCTGGCTGACCGATGCACGGTCCCGCCGCGCCACGGACAGCACGCCGCGCAGTTCGGCGAGGCGATCCCGCACGTACGTCTCGCGGTAAGCGGAGCGCAGGATGCGTTCGGCCGTCTCCGCCAGCTTCCCGATCTTCTCGCGCCAGATGTCGGCTTCTTCGCTCGACAGCTCTTCCGCTTCCAGCACGAGATCGAGCAGCAGCTTGCGCCCTTCGTCGTACAGGCCGCTGCGGGTCACTTCTTCTTCCAGCATCGCTTTGGTGCCCGACTGGATCAGCACCCCGGCCACGACGTAGTGCACGGCGTCTCCGGCCGGCGACCGGAAAGGCGCGATGATGAACTTCACGCCCGGCAGCCACAGGTCGCACAGCGCGGGCTTGGTCAGCCCCGCGTAATGGCGGACTTCCTGCCAGAAGCGTTCGCGCGTTTCCCCGTCCGATTCGACCAACTTTTTGAAGAAGGGATGGTAAGAGGAAGGCTTGACGAGCGGCCGCCCTTCCCCGTCCACGATCAAAATGGAAAGATTCGTAAATTCGGCATAGGTATGTTGGATTTCTTCGACGGTTTTCCTGACGTCCATTGCCCAGCTTTTCTCGATCATATTAATGGATCTCCACTTCATTTTGAGTATAAGGGGTTTTGTACGAATAGATAGCCATGTTCCCTTCACCTCTTTTGTCCAGGATGGAGATTGCGGCCAAGCGGTTTAGTACGACTTCCAGCGGCTCAACGCCGCGTCCGAGTTTTTTGGCGAGCCCCCTTGCGGTTTCATAGGCGTAAGGGTTGTTTTCAAAAAACACGGTGCACTCCATCTGCAGTTTCAACAACTCCTGATCCGAAATCGTCATCTTTCTCATGTGCCCCCTATATCAGCCTAACATACGGTCTGTCCCTGATATTATCGACGATATGGGGAGCCGACATGCGGCCGCCCGGGGATTTCGTGATCTGGAGATACTGATAGCTTCCGTCTACCCAGGTGCGGATGACCCCGTTCGAAGCCCGTTCGAGGAAGGAAGACGTCTCCAATCCGATTTCCGTAAAATTGCTCTGGCAGAGAACCGTAATGCCGGCCGCCCTGCAGCGGGCCATCTCGTCGGCGAAATTCCGTTTGACAAATTCGCGTCCCCGCTCGGAAATGATCGTGTTGAGGTCATAGTGGATAAACCAGCGTTTGCCCAGCACCATCGATTCGCGGAAATACGGATTGATCGCTTCATACACTTTTTTCTGGTATTCCTCGTTTGAGAGACGGTCGACGTACACGATCCGGTTCTCGTACTCGGGCGCGACTTTACGGTGATAATGATCGATGAAAAAGACCCGTTCTTCCAGCGCCGCTTCCTTCAGCGATACCCCGAACAGTTCCAGCGTCTGCTCCAGCGTCTCGACCGAACTCAGCCCCGACAGCATGAACAGCACGCAGTCCCCTTGTCTCAACCGTTCCGCATGGATCGAATTCATCAGGTACTTGTAGTTGGCTTTGCTGTTGCTGTCGAACATGAATGCGCTTCCCTGCGGGATTCCGCCCATCATCAGCTCGTCCAGCGACTCGATGCCCGTACTCAGCCGGTCCACGCCGTCGTTCAGAATCTTGTCTTCGACCATCGACAGCGCGGGCAGGATGCGAATGCCGTCTTTCAAAAAGCGGTAATGGTGTTCGCCTTCCACGATGCACGTGCCGCGCATCTTGAGGATTTCGATCGTGCGCTTGCGGTATTTTTCGAGATGTTCCCTCAGCGACAGGCGGATGATGCCGTCGCACACGTAGTTTTCGAAAGGCGTCGAGCGTCCTTCCGTCTCTCCGTATTCTCTCAGGAAAAAAGCGGTGAGGTCGAACTTGCGCATAATGTTGCGGATGGAATAGATCTGGTC
This genomic window contains:
- a CDS encoding LuxR C-terminal-related transcriptional regulator; the encoded protein is MIEKSWAMDVRKTVEEIQHTYAEFTNLSILIVDGEGRPLVKPSSYHPFFKKLVESDGETRERFWQEVRHYAGLTKPALCDLWLPGVKFIIAPFRSPAGDAVHYVVAGVLIQSGTKAMLEEEVTRSGLYDEGRKLLLDLVLEAEELSSEEADIWREKIGKLAETAERILRSAYRETYVRDRLAELRGVLSVARRDRASVSQTFEQFMEVSGASGVMGYAEKIGPGEYRINRIAGEGTAALQDAEFREGEGFLGQAALSDSPMQWTDIQRDPRSFFLKQRLGAEFYGLRCFPVRVGGEQLGILFIVDKNKVQVDSLLREFEDILIALVGEYIASGTIEARMERQIQRLRPLMEVTRFMISAQNTQRIMFMLVDMSLSLVWNPSSAIIVHESSNGQKVQIVSRGIANDFAEQYARDVAKRILRENPAHSPGFELSQTEEGQLMIEYPIVYAGKTRGVLAVSLGSEQEAEECREVLLALATMGSIILQSVHDQRQLGLQNERFLRLMHASAKLGESDQGKVSDLSLRLVDEYARYGGIKPEEATFLQRTSMLSVLDDAARRELGEAFPDELAVLKEYRAMVDSEGQTGNFSYSRLAQLLRTALYFAALDEETAGRLHLTGVSPELFNHFRKFMAVRHTVQSEVVLSDGSTAAFNPAEAEERGIDAIVKEFGLSKREKEVLELVVRASSNKDIAAKLFISEHTVKNHLTNIFNKMSVSDRAQAIARVFNRGIG
- a CDS encoding ATPase domain-containing protein, with amino-acid sequence MQETGLIQDIVYTGVPGLDELLGGGVPRGTTIILEGNPGTGKTTLGIQFLLEGARQYGESGIYITFEELPEQIYRDMSGFGWDLRELERQNKLRIICLEPDVLLDQMMRTDGLFEQLIREIDCKRVVIDSISLFRKLGGDQTDGRDQIYSIRNIMRKFDLTAFFLREYGETEGRSTPFENYVCDGIIRLSLREHLEKYRKRTIEILKMRGTCIVEGEHHYRFLKDGIRILPALSMVEDKILNDGVDRLSTGIESLDELMMGGIPQGSAFMFDSNSKANYKYLMNSIHAERLRQGDCVLFMLSGLSSVETLEQTLELFGVSLKEAALEERVFFIDHYHRKVAPEYENRIVYVDRLSNEEYQKKVYEAINPYFRESMVLGKRWFIHYDLNTIISERGREFVKRNFADEMARCRAAGITVLCQSNFTEIGLETSSFLERASNGVIRTWVDGSYQYLQITKSPGGRMSAPHIVDNIRDRPYVRLI
- a CDS encoding S-layer homology domain-containing protein — encoded protein: MEKGIQQRTWRSWISGLLAVVMVIAMFPVGPGRALAAGTLNVTTSVPNAVAGDTTDINLAYTNSAVLNLNVGAVDFHLPTGLKATTSDQINGVNLTPSQILDGGQRVRISGLSLTLLQATSTLSLKQKTMPVSGNYNFEVRVYGLTLTVINTTPSETQTAGLSIGALSLSIGGIQVVNNPGAADTVTVGAVKAGDVVKIYNPDASLRTQLTAQSDGTLTVPVVLNPAGGTVSISQTRGGVESLRLPVVYLEEIVPPVLLTSVYVSNQSGNADSVTVSDLNPGDSVRLYTSLTGTTPLATSSPVAAGQSSVVVPTTLTPLGGSVYVSRVRSDVESVRTLVPYLPEVVAALTSNLVSITNGSGNSDQVRVTGLTPGDIVRVYATDGTLLNSLTANSSGIAQGTVALAPGGGTVNLVLLRNGVESLALPVAYVAETVRSLLSSDIVITNNKNDSDVVTVKGLQEGDRIVLAVGTGTPITSPPVGSNGSIDLPAALLPNGGSVTLNILRNTIEGPKLTLLYDPEKVDAPLTSQITPTNNSGDADRVSVSGLEAGDEILVYASADATTELGRATAVAGGSSASASAAVTLTPAGGTVYVAIQRHGVVSTRTAAAYSTETVAAPAPNTVTVTNNTAGSDSIAVTGLQAGDKVRVYEADGTTLIGEASAVGSGGAYSASLTGRTLAPAGGNVRVSIVRNTIESAKTTVTYNAEYVAPPPPATITVTNNANPTADTVRVGALQAGDSIRIYQNGTRTAEVPAAGMTASTNVTLNGAGGTLSVSIVRNGVESTTTTVTYPAEIPNFAGSVSVVNAEGDSDTFTLTGMTAGTAVTVYPQADGTGTALNAGTVGANGILSLPVTLIPGGSTLSFVFTPPSSGASAPIAVTYGPEPVTPPSMDSIVPANNTGNADTVTISNLNDNDTVKIFGVSEGGTLSQIGTGSASGAAGSASAVVNLALVPAGGTIAVTITRGGLTSEATRVNYPSEVVNAPAVADITVANLAGTGSDSVKVDNLTNGDSVTVRSYSAGSALIETQTASAVGTSAQAALPLAPAGGYVTVTITRNTIVSAATTANYSAETVPAPEVGQIAVLNNADTAADRVTVQGLAPNDYAEIVSYNAADVEIDRKRVPAQGGEASALIALAPAGGHVTAAIIRYSTDGTGGLSSATTRVSYSAEVVPPPAAGTIAVRNNSGSGDTVAVSGLNAGDQIRVYTADGTTELGRADVSGTSASANVTLVPGGGVVRVTIVRSGLESTGTQVSYGGEVVPAPEASGITVVNAAGTSADTVTVSGLEPGDVINVYEGADLLGTGTVAAGAASVQIPAALRSAGGIVQVTITRNTITGPVTGVPYAAEVVPAPAAAEIAVSNVSNTGALLDTVTVTGVTAGEIVHVYDSSYTEIGSSPSNGAIVTVGIPGNLAPAGGSLLVRIERGGLFSAYVPVTYEAETIEPIEQNAVSATNTTGDVDAMSVSGLNAGESVRVYRANGVLLTTQPYTANPTVFNVEFAPEGETLTLIRVRDGIESVGIAFTVEAEAVPAVDAVNVTATNNAGARDTVEVAVAVGDYEAGDVYVAYDESLNELGRSDAYVNGMFIIPVTLLPTGGTVQVALERRGVTGQASGVTYAAEAAAPAQGPAAADITVTNDQGGTDPVVVDNVETGDVVVVYNAAGTEIGRATAAADGSVTVLVNLADASGGTVQVSIVRGGAESARTPQTYAAYDPNQPEVPAAAQVSILRSTDPADEDEVTVTGLEAEDVVEFFDDEDTSIGTADANDSGVAVLRTLRLKSYASTLKLNVLREGSVSGPLAVAYPAQATSVAAPASGDITVNNAAGTSSDTVTVTGVFGGDRVRVYTPNGAVLLGEATASGTSAVVPVQLSAAAGSVRINIVRGGVQSAGTLKPYAAEPVVTPAPAAADISVVNAPGTASDTVTLLGVQSGDIVRVYAVGSGTELGERTASGTEVIVPVALTASGGSVEVTVERGGFESTRTTVAYGAEAAQAPAAPAAASIEVTNETGEASDTVTVTNVQAGDLVRVFEGGGPVAIGQASATGSSVTIPSALQSAGGTVTVTIERGGAQSARSVAVTYGAEPLPEPPAASNITVTNAAGTTSDRVVIVEGVQAFDLVRVYNEDGSVLLGQLTSSGTTVTIPVELTPGGGSVRVTIERGGAEGPLSTPVPYTAEPTPEPPAAPAAGSVTVTNNVGTSADTVVVADIRSGDIVRVYAANGTTLLGQHASTGTSTTVAVALSAPAGTVRVSIERGGVQSALSAAVNYAAEPAAPDAPAVGSVTATNNVGTLSDNVVVAGIQSGDIVRVYAADGTTLLGQHTSTGTSTTVPVALGAPAGTVRVSIERSGQLSALSGAVAYAAEPAAPQAPAANTVTVTNDPGTISDTVVVTGVQSGDIVRVYAANGTTLLGQHASTGTSATVAVALGAPAGTVRVTIERSGQESALSAQIGYAAEIPAVPAPDAPAVGDVQVTNAVGTTADSVVVADVQSGDIVRVYAADGTTLLGQHTSTGTSATVIVALGEAAGTVRVSIERDGVRSDLSAPVNYAAEPTPPTPVRPDAPDAADISAVNNPGTADSVRVEDVQSGDIVRVYAANGTTLLGQATAGTNSVDIPVTLSAGTGTVNVTITRDGLESLPQPKNYAAENVPALDPASFTVTTTVYGSGLAAVSDNDLIVGDTVILSGGSGEIARGTVTSGGSVNIAIPDGALNPSGGTFEAVLERAGQRSTPVTVNYGSAPSGPVEAPTLAQIATDPAAGTVTVNGLQEGDTITVTDGAGGIQTSEPAGSDGTATVDEVVFSPEGGTLQIVVDRGGDTSAPVTVAYAAETPDAPGAAAIAVVNAPGTTNDTVTVDQLTPGDRVLVYDFTGTNLIGQGTAGSAILAIPVALADTAGQVQVSIVRNGLESAKTPYDYTAAAAPSVPAPPAADIAVENNAGSDDRVVVQNVLSGDLVTVYAADGTTILGQEKATANGPLTIDVTLGTASGEVQVALTRGEAQSTKTTAPYTAEASSVPAPSAGSIDVDNNAGNADTVVVRNVQAGDIVTVYASNGTTILGQETAPANGSMTVNVTLGTSAGDVLVAITRGGVQSARATVGYAAEASDVPAPPAADVTVDNDTGSTDSVIVKNVQVGDVVTVYASNGTTILGQETATANGDLTVNVTLSGAEDEVQVAITRGGVQSEKTTVGYTPEASSVPAPPEAGIVVTNNTGSGDTVVVPNVQDGDIVTVYAANGITILGQETATQNGPITISVTLNAASDLVQVAITRGAVQSAKTTKEYAAEPSSVPAPPANAITVTNNTGSSDTVIVSGMEIGDIVTVYAADGVTVIGQGTATEAGTLTIGVTLNAGAGDVRVAVTRGTIQSAKTPKGYTAEPSNLPAPSAGDVTVVNNLGAQDSVTIRSVQAGDTITVYAANGTTVLARVTAETSGDLTIPVTLPENSGTVNVTVSRGGVESLPASPAYTAEPTTLAAPAAGSITVTNNTGSSDAVVLTGLQAGDTIIVYAANGTTILDRITVGSDPASWTVPVTLIPGGGSVQVSILRGGIESARTTIDYGAETSSVPAPAAVGITVTNNGGAGSSVIVSNVQPGDIVTVYAENGTTVIGRAQVQPGATSVAIPVVLDEAGGNVQVTLTRGTVQSAPTAVAYAARVEPQPGTGGGGGDGGGGFTPADPAGPVAPPAPTPNPVTPETNPVTPETEGEGEEIDAPGRIVSLTVRAPRTFNDISGYWAQPAIERLASLGVIDGNPDGSFAPREGVSRAQFTKMVATLLGIQSKNAPIFADTPANRWYTESIQGAYEQGIVNGYKGGSFEPDEPVTREEMAKILMNAMLWLNPDVFANDPDYSLTEAFRDSGKVGKWAEEPVSRMLEEGILLGKTNGVLDPKGNATRAEAAAVLIRLMERMSDNFDF